One window of Hymenobacter sublimis genomic DNA carries:
- a CDS encoding substrate-binding domain-containing protein, whose product MSPALLAAAPAAAQTLHVYGPGGPATAMKECAAAFTKQTGLDVAVTAGPEPKWLAQAQQDADLVYGGAEYMLTQTALAHPGFIDEASRTSLYARESAVLVRPGNPLHIKRLEDLARPGVRLLDVNGAGQMGMTEDMARSSALISNLQHNTKTSVKTSAEAVDLWQQKPQDYDAWITYASWQPRLPGSALVRLPRDQRVSRGTPIALTQRTTQAAAARQFVAFLQSADGHAIFRRNGWE is encoded by the coding sequence GTGTACGGCCCCGGCGGCCCGGCCACGGCCATGAAGGAATGCGCCGCCGCCTTCACCAAACAAACCGGCCTGGACGTGGCCGTCACGGCCGGCCCCGAGCCCAAGTGGCTGGCCCAGGCGCAGCAGGACGCCGACCTGGTGTACGGCGGGGCCGAGTACATGCTCACCCAAACGGCGCTGGCCCACCCCGGCTTTATCGACGAAGCCAGCCGCACCAGCCTCTACGCCCGGGAGTCGGCGGTGCTGGTGCGCCCCGGCAACCCGCTGCACATCAAGCGGCTCGAAGACCTGGCCCGGCCCGGCGTGCGCCTGCTCGACGTGAACGGGGCCGGCCAGATGGGCATGACCGAGGACATGGCCCGCAGCAGCGCCCTCATCAGCAACCTGCAGCACAACACCAAAACGTCGGTCAAAACCAGCGCCGAGGCCGTGGACCTCTGGCAGCAAAAGCCCCAGGACTACGACGCCTGGATAACCTATGCCTCCTGGCAGCCGCGCCTGCCCGGCTCGGCCCTCGTGCGCCTGCCCCGCGACCAGCGCGTGAGTCGGGGCACGCCCATTGCCCTCACCCAGCGCACCACGCAGGCCGCCGCGGCCCGGCAGTTCGTGGCCTTTCTGCAGTCGGCCGACGGGCACGCCATTTTCCGCCGCAACGGCTGGGAATAG